TGATCTACCCATTGACCATTAATATACAAAAGCTTCCTTAATAATCCCTCACGGTGAAATCCTGATTTTTCCAGCACTCGAATAGAAGCATTATTTTGTGTTGACACATAGGCCTCTACACGATGTAAGCCTATTTGGTCAAACGCAAAACGTACGACCATTTTAACAGCCTCTGTTACAATCCCTTTCCCAATATAAATCTCATCCATCGCATAGCCAACAAAAGCACTTGAGTAAGGTAATCGTTTGACTGCGTAAAGCGCAATATGCCCAATTAAATTATTAGTACCTAGCTCGTAAATACCAAAAGTAAATTCTCTTTTCGAATCCATTAAGTATAGGCTTTCTTGAATTTTTTTATATTGAGCATCAACTGTATAATATTCAGGTCGTTGTAACGGCTCGTATGTAGACCAAAAGTATTTATTACGACTTACGAGACCAGTTAAACTTTGTGCATCTTTTTCTTGGAATGTGCGAATGTAGCATTTCTCTCCTTGAATTGATACCACATTTCCACCCTTTTTCCTTAATAAATTCCAAATTTTAAGCACCATTTCTCCACACTAGCCTTCCGATAATTGTCTTACTTGGTACATGCTCTACTCAAAAATAAGTTAGTCACTTTATTGTATGTAAAAAAAGATGCTGCTACAACTAAAACAGCTCGTCTTGTTTGCACAGCATCTTACCATTATTATTTTGTTTTCTTCTTTTTCGATTTATCATTTAGTATTTCAAGGCTTGAAGATTCCTCATCTTCTAACTGAGCCTTGTCTAAAACATTTGTTAAATGAAGGCCCCGCTTTTGTGCTTCTCGTTCAATATGCGCGATTGTTTCTTGAAGCACCTGCACACGTGCATATTTTTTATCGTCTCCTGCAACTAAAATCCATGGCGCATTCTTTTTGTCTGTTTTCTCAAACATATCATTCGCTGCTTCTACATACTGAGGCGTCTTTTCGCGATTACGCCAATCTTCTTCTGTTAATTTCCAAGACTTATAAGGGTTTTGCTCACGTTCAGTAAAACGTTTGAGCTGCTCTTCATCTGAGACATGAAGCCAAAACTTAATAATTATGTAATCCCCTGCCGTTAAGATCTTTTCAAAGTTATTAATTTCCTCATAAGCTCGAGACCATTCATCCTTTGTTGCAAAGCCTTCAATTCGTTCCACTAAAACTCGTCCATACCAGGAACGATCAAAAATAGCGATTTGCCCATGCTGTGGAAGCTTTCTCCAAAATCGCTGTAAATAGTTGTAGCGTAGTTCATGGGGCTGAGGAGCAGAAATCGGATGTACCACATAGCCTCGCGGATCAACACGTTCAATTAGACGTTTGATGGCCCCTCCCTTACCTGCTGCATCCATACCTTCAAATACTAAAATTAGCCCAATTTTATTTTTTAATAAAAATTGTTGTGCATTTAACATTTCATATTGGAGTACTTTTAATTTCTTTTTATACATTTTTTTATCGAGTTCAATAGATAAATCTAAATCGGTTAAATTTTGAGCCATTAAATTTCACTCCTTCTATTTGGATTAATCCTATTGTACTAAAGAAACATTTAGATGCCTATACAAATGGTAAATTGTAGATAATTTTAGCAAAACAACGCGATACATTGTTGGGAATTTCCGTTATAATGGGAAGAGTGCAGTCCTATACTTATTTGTCTTTTCCCTATACAATTTAATATGAAGGGAGAGGAAAACATGCCTCAATTTTTTTTGATGACAATCACTTATATTGTCTCAGTCATCCTAACCTTTTCATCCTTTTTCATGAAAATAAATGGTCAATCTTCGTTAGACATCTCTAATCGTTTTCCTGTTGTATTTGCACCTTTTAATGTCAGTCATGTAATTTGGATCGTCATTTATATGTTACTTGGTTATTGGTTAGTCATGAATTTTAAAAAGACAACAATTAAACAGACTGTTCTTTTTAGCAGCATATGTATATTGCAGATTTCCACGGTAATCGTGTGGCATCAGGAGTTATTTATCGCATCTCTTGGCAGTACATTACTTTTAGTCTTCTGTTTGTTTTCGCTGTACAATACATATCCTCTTTGCGACAAGTCATTGACAGGACGCATCCCTTTCTCTATTTACTATGCATGGTCGACATTTATGTTGATGACAGATACAAGCTTTACATTAACAGCTTATGGATGGAACGGCTTTGGTCTTAGCAATCCTCTATGGGCAGTCATTTTATTGACAGTTGGTGTTGCCATCGCATTACATATGCGCTTCCATCATTTCGATATTATGTATCCATCTGTTTTTATTTGGGCTTATATTGGAATCGCGTTACATAATGGTTTTGAAGAGCTACTTGTAACAACAGCTGCTTTATTTTTATGTGGTGTACTATTAGTCGGTATACTTTTCATAAAAAAAAATCCTGCCCCCCAAAAATAATTGGGTAGCAGGATTTTTATTATGCCTCATCTAATGAAGTTAGAATAATTGGTTTGTCTTTTGTCACAATGATCGAATGTTCGATTTGGGCAACTAGTGATTTATCTGGTGTAACAAATGTCCAGCCATCACCAGCTTCAACAATATGCTCTGCCTTTGCCGAGATAAAAGGCTCAACCGCAAGTACCATGCCCTCTTTCATAATGGTAGAATCCCATGCATCATAATAGTTTAAAATATGATTTGGCTCATCATGTAAGGAACGACCTAAGCCATGACCTGTTAAGTTCATAATCACCGTTAAGTCATTGGCATATGCTTCTCGCTCAACAGCTTTTCCAATTTGATTTAATTTTGACCCAGCTTTTACTTTTGTCATTGCACGATCGAAGGCACTTTTTGCCACACGACATAGTTTTTCTTTATCCTCATAGCCTGCACCCACGACAAATGAAATTCCAGTATCTGCAAAGTAGCCATTTAATGAACCAGATACATCAATATTGACAATGTCTCCCTCTTGAATTACGCGTTTTCCGGGAATACCGTGAGCTACTTCCTCGTTGACACTGATACATGTATATCCTGGGAAGTCATATTCTCCTTTAGGTCCAGAAATTGCACCTGCCTCAGAAAACATACGACCGGCAATTTCATCGAGTTCAAGTGTTGTTACACCAGGTTTTGTCGCAGCCTTCATTGCTTCACGAATTTCGGCACAAATACGACCGATTTTTTTAAAGGCTTCAATCTCTTCTTGTGTTTTTACAATCATTTATAACGTCCCTTTCATCTAATATCTACACTTTAATATAACATAACTTGTTTGACATAAAACGCTAAACGCTTTAAATATTGTATGCCCTCATAAATTGCAAAGTGCTGAAATGTAACAATATTTCTACAGCGAGTAAAACTTATAATAGCCAAATCCTAAATACGATACAAAAAACCCTCCACTACTGTGAAGGGTAGAGTATTTATGATTTTCGTTGCATTAATTGTGGTGCTGCTGTAAATAATAGAACACCGACAATGGCAGTTAAAACTGTTGCTGGTAGCATATATGTTCCATTATAAATGATTGAATAAATCCATGCATTTTGATCGCCAGCATACTCTGAGAAAAATACTGCGCCAGCAACGGTATGTGCTGCATAGCGTAAAAAACCTGCCAATACAGTTCCTACAATAATATATAGCGCCATTTTCGTTTTGTTTAGATTATTTGCAGCCTCAAGCACTGGTCGACGTACAATTGCGACCAAGCCGACTACCGTAAAGGCAACGCCATAATCGAGTAAGCCCTGAAGCCAATGTACAATTGTAGGACCAAACATTGTTTGCATAACACCAATAAGAAAGCCCGTTGTCAGTCCAGGCAAAAGCCCCCAACGGAAGGCTATTAAAATTATTGGTACCATCACTAGACTAACAGAGCCACCTTGTGCCCATACTTTAAAGGAAATCTGATCTAGCACAAGACCAATTGCTGCAAATATCGCAATCTCCACAAGCATTAAAAGTCTTTTTTTGTCCATTTTATTCTCTCCTTTGTTCCGATGTAGGATACAAGAGCAGGAATAGAAATCAAATTACTTTTTGACTCTATCTGGCAAAAAAAAAACAATGCCAGGACAGAGCCTCACATCGTACAAGTGTCGGTTTCTATCCACATCCCTACGCAAGTGTTAACTTACAGGTTCAAAGAGTTAAGGCATTACGTGCCTAGTCTCAGCTGACATCATCAGCTCCCCTTGTGGTCGTTACATCTTTTTTATTTGAACAACCTCATTGTACGCAAATACGGATATGATTACAACTCTAATTTCACAATATTTTTTGAAACTTTGCTGTTTTTCATGCGTAAATATTAAAAAAGGAGGTACAACTATGGAGAACCAAAAAATTTTATCTGCCTTTAGTTATCTTAGCGTTTTTTTCGCACCCTTTATTGTGCCGTTAATTGTTTACTTTGTTTCTAAAGATAGTGACGTAAAAAGACACTCTATTCGAGCACTTATTTCGCATTTAATCCCAGTTGTATTTGGTATCATCTTCTTTGCTGTTTTTGTCTTCTCAACTATATCCTTTAACACTTTTGACCCAGAATCAGGTAGTAATACATTTATAATCGTTTGGTTTGCATCATTTGCCATTTACTTACTCGTCTCACTAGGGATTGTTATTTGGAATATCGTGCAAGCGGTTCGTGTTATTCGTTAATGTTTCATTTCTAACATAAAAAGGTAGAACTAATAGTAAAAGGAGCTGTTATTTTATGAAAGTATCTAAAGTTGTCAAAACCGCCGTAAAATTAGCACCTATCGTTATACCCATTGTAAAAAAGGTAATTGCTGCGAAGAAAGGAGCCCCTTATTCTTCCAAAGACAGCTATAAAAAATAATCTAAACTCATTTTAAGGTAAATATCTAAATTAAAAATCTGCTCTCTTTTACTGGTAAGCGTCAATCCAATCCCTTAGGATTTGAAACGCTTACTTTTTTTATTGCAGATTCTTTTTTTGCCTTCATAACTGTATTCTTATACTTGGTATAGCAGATTTATATTAAAATAGGGTTTAGCACTACAGATGAGGGGTTGTTTAAAATAAATAGCGAAAAACAATTAATGAGCTTGGTTAATGCAGCACAGGTCCTAACTTCAACACTCGATATTAACCAAGTATTAGAAAAACTGATGAGTGAGGTGCTGCATGTAATTGAAGGTGCTGATGCAGGGGTATTGTTTATGTTGAATACAGAAACTAATCGTCTTGTAGCCAAGCATGCCATTGGCTATGACCTGGCTTATTTAAAAAAGATTCACCTTGCCTCCAATGAAGGGATGACTGGAAAGGTATTTTCCCAAAAACAAGCGTTTAGATTCCACTCTAGCAGCGATGTTACAGAAAGCATGGCGGATTTATTTCCACAGTATGAAGAAAACTATACAAAAGCAGTTGGTAATTTTTCTTACCCCAAAAGTGCTGTTTGTGCTCCACTTCTTGATAAAAGTAACTCATGCATAGGGGTATTAACAATCGTCAATTTTTCAGGAGATACACAGTTTGAAAATAGCGATTTAACGATGTTACAAGCATTTGCAAACCAATCCTCAATTGCGATTGAAAATGCAAAATTATTTACTCAAAACGAACGCTCTAAACGTATTTATAATGCGTTAACACAGGTTTCCTTAACACGTGGTCGTCTAAGCGATATGATTGATACGCTTGCATCATTACTAGGTCAGTCTGTAGCTATTATGACAGATTTTTACGATTTACTTATCGCATCTTCTCCTACAGCTAAGTTTGCTACTGATATTTTAAAAGAACAAACATCAATGCATCTTGATAAAGTTGTACAGCACTGTATACGACATCAAGTATACATACCAATCAAAGATGAAACGTATGTAAGTTATTTGTTTCCTATTCATACAGAGCGGGGTGTTATAGGAGTACTATTAATCGTTATGAATCATCATTTACAGATGGACCCTTTAGATTTATTTGCAGTGGAGCAGGCAAGTGCACTATTTGCCTTACAGTTAGCAGAGGAGGAAAAGGAGCTAGAAAATTCCTTTAAATATGATGGATATTTGCTACAACAGCTTTTAAGCTCAAATTTCAATGCCTTTTATAAACGTCAAGAAATTCATCAAACTTCTCATTACTTATGTGCTACCCTACAACTTGATGGGAGTTCATATCATGTTGCTCAAACTAAAAAAATGCAGCACCAATTTAGTAAACTTCTATATCGTTTAACTCGCTTATTTTCCTTACCAGTTTTTATCTCGGAGCATGATTTGCACTATCATTTTTTATTTATGAACAATTTGCGAGTTTCAGTCGAACAGTTTAAAGAGCGTATTCAATATTTTTTTGTACTCCTCGAAAAGGACTCAACAAAGTACAATTCACTAGCGTTTATAGTTGGTCTCGGAAGACACTTTGACACAATTGAAAACATTTTCAGTTCATATCGGGACTCCACAAAGTGTATTGACTATTTGCAGACACTAGAACAGGCACCATTCATCATATCCTATGATAAGCTTGGACCTTATACACTTTTTTTAAATAATGACCCACAGGAAATGGCTGAGTATGTGGGACTGAAGCTTGGCCCAATTATTGAATATGATAATCAACATAAAACCGATTTATTATATACACTAAAGCTATTTTTTGAACATAATCAAAATCGGAAAAAAACAGCCGAGGCATGCTTTGTACACCTAAACACCATTAAATATAGACTCCAGACGATTTTTTCATTAATAGAGATTGACGAGCAAAATGGGAAAACTATGTTCGAATTAAATCTTGCAATTTATATGTTTTCTTACTTACAAAATATGAAATTAGCCAAAACAGACAAAGGATAGTTCTTATCTTTGTCTGTTTTTACATAGTATTTTCATAGTATTCATTGTTATACTAAACCCTACTTGTTGAATTTTCAGAATATTTTTATTAAGCAGGAGGGCTGTCTAAGTATGGAAATATGGAGTTTATTTACAATTATTGCGTCACTGGCTTTATTAATATTTTTAGCATTACGTGGCTTCAGTATCATTATTATTGCGCCAGTAGCCAGTTTAATCGTCATCATTTTAAATCAAATGCCTATTTTAGAGTCATTACAAGGCAACTATATGAGCGGGTTTATAAATTTTATGAAAAACTACTACCTCATCTTCTTATTTGCCGCAATTTTCGGAAAATTTATGGAAGAAAGTGGTGCTGCACGTTCAATAGCTGAAAAACTTTTAAATATTATGGGTCGTCATAGTAAATTTAACGCGCTAATGGCAGTCGTTATTATTTGTGCTTTTTTAACATTAGGTGGCATTAATACATACGTTGTAATTTTCGCCATTTTACCTATTGCTAAACCATTATTTAAGGCTATGAATATACCTTGGCATTTATTTACAGGAGCATTTTTCTTCGGAATGGCAACATTTACAATGACCATGCTACCTGGTTCACCATCTGTACAAAATATCATTCCAACAAAATATTTAGATACAACAGCTACTGCAGCACCTGTTGTTGGAATTGTTGCTACAATCACCATTATTCTTTTTAATTGCTTCTATTTAAAAAGACAATTATCTAAAACAGAGGCACGTGGTGAAACATATGAAAATATGAAAAATCCTGAAAAACAAGATTCAAAAGCATTTGAGGCAAGTGTGAAAAGATATCCGCCATTTATCTTAAGTATTTTGCCACCTATCTTCTTAATTGTTACGTTAAACGTTTTTAAGGTTGATATCCTTTATACATTGATGCTTACTGTGCTTCTTTCTATTATGATTTTTTGGAAATACATAGACAACAAGCTACAAGCAATTAATGTGGGTGCAACAAATACCGTTCTACCAATTGTCAATACAAGTGCTGATGTCGGGTACGGTACAGTTATTGCAGCAACTGCAGGCTTTGGTGTCATTACAGAAATGCTTGCCAACATACCTGGAAGTCCTTTAATTTCTCTTTATGTTGCTATTGCAGCACTTGCAGGGATTACAGGTACTGCCTCTGGTGGACTTGGAATTGCGATGGAAACACTTGCTCAGACCTATTTAGATTTAGGGGTTGATCCAGAGGCACTTCATCGCGTTGCGACAATTGCCTCCGGTAGTTTAGATTCATTACCGCACAATGGTGCCGTTATTACGGTATTGGCTGTTATAGGATTAACACATAAAGATGCCTACAAACATATATTTTTTGTTTCAGTACTTGGGCCCATTATTGCAGCAATACCTGCATTAATTACTGCGATCATACTTTATTCTTAGGTCAATACTCTCGATTATTAATTAAACCGTAGGAGATGAACAAACATGAAAGTCTCACTTTTCGCAACATGTTTAGTAGATATGTTTCAAACAAATGTGGGCAAAGCAACTGTAGAACTTCTAGAACATCTTGGCTGTGAAGTCATTTTTCCAAAGGAACAAATTTGCTGTGGACAACCTGCCTATAACTCAGGCTATGTTAATGAAGCAAAGGAAGCCATGAAAAATATGATAAAAGCATTTGATGGTGCTGAATATGTCGTCTGCCCTTCTGGTTCCTGTGCTTATATGTTCCGAGAATATGAAAAAGTTTTTGTGAATGATGTTGAATGGGCATCTCGTGCAAAACAATTAGCTGAAAAAACGTATGAGTTAACACAATTTATCGTAGAGGTTCTTGATATTACAGATGTGGGGGCTAGCTTCAACGGAAATGTGACCTATCACATGTCTTGCCATATGACACGTTTACTTGGTGTAAAAAGCGCACCTTTAATGTTACTAGAAAATGTTAAAGGCTTAACATATACTGAGCTTCCTAACAAAACAACTTGCTGTGGTTTTGGTGGAACTTTCTCTGTAAAAATGACACCAATTTCTGAGCAAATGGTTGATGAAAAGGTACAACATATCATTGAAACTGGTGCCACTTATTTAGTTGGTGCAGATGAAGGCTGTTTAATGAATATTCGTGGACGTGCAGAACGATTAGGTGCCCATATACAGGTACTTCATATAGCTGAAATTTTGAATTCTCGAAAAGCGGAGGTGCATACATCATGCCAATGAAGGTCGGTAATGAATCATTTAATAATCGTGTTGGTGAAGGCATTCAAAATACTTTTATGCGCAGTGCCGTTTCGGGTGCACAAGATCGTTTGGAAACAAATCGTCAATTAGCTACTGAGGAGCTTGGTCATTGGGAGGAGTGGCGTTCTCTTGGTGAAGAGATCCGTCAGCATGTACTTGCAAATCTTGATTATTATTTAACGGAGTTAAGTGAGCAGGTTGCTGCACGAGGTGGGCATGTTTTCTTTGCGACTACTGCAGAGGAAGCCCAAGCTTATATTGCTAATGTTGCAAAGGAAAAAGAGGCTAAAAAAATTGTCAAATCAAAATCGATGGTAACAGAGGAAATAGACTTAAATCATTATTTAGAAGAGCATGTTGGCTGTCAGGTTGTTGAAACTGATTTAGGGGAATATATTTTACAACTAGATAATGATTTACCCTCACATATCGTGGCACCCGCCTTACATCGAAAGAAAGAACAGGTGCGGGAAAGCTTCCAATTTCATCACCAATATGAAGGCTCTGAACGTCCTGAGGAGCTAACAAAGCATGCCCGTAAAATGCTGCGTGATGATTATTTATCAGCTGATATCGGCATTACGGGTTGTAACTTTGCGGTGGCTGAAACTGGTTCTGTTTGCATCGTAACAAATGAGGGAAATGCTGACTTATCAACAGCACTACCAAAAACACAAATTACCGTAATGGGGATGGAAAGACTTGTCCCAACATTTGAAGAGCTCGAAGTACTAGTCAATATGTTAACAAGAAGTGCAGTGGGCCAAAAGCTTCCTAGTTATGTAACTGTTTTAAGTGGACCTCGTCAAGATGGTGATGTGGATGGACCAGAAGAGTTTCATTTAGTTATTGTTGATAATGGACGGTCTGAAATTTTAGGTAGTGAATTTCAAGCAATCTTACAATGTATTCGCTGTGGTGCATGCGCTAATATTTGTCCTGTTTATCGACATGTAGGTGGTCATTCATACGGTTCAATATACTCCGGACCAGTTGGGGCAGTCTTATCACCTTTGCTGGGTGGCTATGATGACTATAAGGAGCTACCATTTGCTTCAACACTTTGCGGTGCTTGTACAGACGTTTGCCCAGTAAAAATTCCGTTACATGAATTACTGCATAAGCATCGACAAACGATTGTAGAAAAAGAAGGTCGTGCCCCTATATCAGAGCGCTTCCTTATGTCTATTTTCGGAATTGGTTCCTCATCAAGTGGTATGTATAAATTCGGATCTAAGGTTGCATCGAGTGTTTTAAAGCCATTAACAAAAAATGACCAATTATCTAAAGGCATCGGTCCATTAAAAAGTTGGACAACTATTCGTGAATTCCCTGCACCTAAAAAAGAGCGCTTCCGTGACTGGTTCGAAAATAGACAAAAAGGAGATGAGTAAGGAATGGTAGGCAAAATTCAAAATCGAGAGACATTTATTCGTCAATTATCCTCTAGACTTCAACGAATATCTACACCTGTGCATGTAGAGCGTCCTCAGTGGCGGTATTCACCACAAAATAAAACATTACAAAACTTATCTCAGGATGAGCTGTTGGTCACATTACAAAAACAATGCACACGTATCAATACGAACTGCGTCGTCACATCCTCTGCTGATTTAGCTATGACACTGGAAAAAGTCATTGACGATTATGATGGTGGACCAATTATGACATGGCAGGATGAACGATTTGACGCTTATGGTCTGACAGAGCTTTTTTCAGATACATTACCTAAAAAACAAATCGAACTACATACTTGGGACCCAACAATCGGCAGAGATAATATAGCACTAGTAGAGAAGGCCAATATAGGAATTACAATTAGTGATATTACACTAGCGGAATCCGGTACAGCTGTACTTTTTAGCAATCCACATCACGGTCGTACTGTGAGTTTCTTACCTACCAAGTCTATTATCCTAATACCAAAAAGCTCGATTGTGCCTCGAATGACACAGGCAGCTATACAAATTCGGGAGCGTCTACAAAATGGAGAAACTCTCGCCTCTTGTGTTAATTTTATTTCTGGTCCTAGTAATTCTGCTGATATTGAAATGATTTTAGTCGTTGGAGTACATGGTCCAATTTACATGACCTATATCATTATCGATGATTTATAGAATCCATTTCGCCTTGGCGTAATTGTAGCTGCCGCTACGCTTTCGCGCAAAAAAACATTTGCCGCTATGCTTTCGATATAAAAAACATTTGCTGAATGAAGATAAAAAAAGAGGCGTATCGTTTTACGCCTCTACTTCACTTCAAAATAAGTTTGACTATGACCATTCATTGTTTTTTCAACATGTAACACAGCTGGCATTGTAGCTTTTAACTCTGCAACGTGAGAAATAACGCCAATCATACGTCCAGAATCCTGTAAATCAATCAGTGTATCAATTGCTTTATTTAAGGCTTCTTCATCAAGTGATCCGAAGCCCTCATCGATAAACATTGTTTCAATATGAATATTCCCCTGAAAGCTTTGAATGACATCTGCCATACCAAGGGCAAGACTTAATGATGCATTGAACTTTTCTCCACCCGATAATGTTTTCACATCGCGTAATTGATCTGTATAGGCATCATAAACATCTAGCCCTAAACCACTTTGCTTAGCATGCTTTTCTAATCGATCAGAACGTCGAAGCTCAAATTGTCCATTGGATAAATGCTGTAAACGTATATTTGCTGCCTCTGTGATTTTATCTAAATAGTTGATTTGGATATAACGCTCAAAGGATAGCTTTTTCGTATTCTGACCATTTAACATGGCATAGAGTTCTTTCACTCGTCCTGCTTCCTTTTCAAGTAAACGAATCTCTTGTGCTGTTTCTTCGATTCTTTCAACAAAGTCTTCACATGCTTTTGCAAATCCTTTCATTTGCTGTAACACTTTAAATGCTTCCTCATATGTTACACGGTATATCTCTAGCTTTTCTTCCATTAACGCTAAATCTTGCTTCTCCTTTCCTTGAAGATGTTTAGCTCCTTCAGTAATTTGTACCTGCAATGTGTGCACTTGTAGCGTATAATCACTACAAGCCTTCCGTAAAGCCTCTACTTGAAACTCACTACGCTTCGCAGCAGCAAATTCTTCAAAATTTTCAAAGCCTGCGATTTTCATACTTTCTGAAAATTGCTCACGCCTTTCATCCATTTTCTGCTTGAATTCCTCGAAAGCCTGTTTGGTTATTTCAACAGCCTTTTTAGCACCATTTACCGCTTCCTTTGAAGTTTGTAGGCTTTGTTGGCTGGTATGCCAAGCAGTTTGTAATACAACCTTCTGTGAAGCGATAGCCGCAATTGCCTGCTTTAACGCCTGTAATGTCTTAATATTTTCAGGGATATGCTTTTGCTGTTCCTCCACAATTGCCCGTTGCTTTGTTAATTCCTGCATCTGGTCAGCTAAATATCGCTCTAACTTTATGTGCTTTTCTTGTAGCAACTCCAGACTTCCACGTTGTTGCTTTTGTTTCAAGCGTACATCAACTAATTGTTGATTGACTATTTTTAAAAAGGTAATTTGTTGCTCTACATATTGTAAGGAGGCTACTATTTGCGCTTGATTAGTTTGATCGATATGATTAGTCTCCAGCTGCGCTAGTGCCTCTTGTAAAAGCTGCTTAGTGGAGTTCAATAAAGCTTCTTTCTCCAAAAACTTACGCTCATTAGTTGTTGCCTTTACCCGTAAAGCTTCCACCTGGGCTAATTCAATACTCTCCAATTGTTCTAAATGTGTTTTGAGGTGTGTTGTACTACCGCAAACTGGGCAAGGCTCCCCATCTTTAAGCTGCCGAGCTAAGATACTTGCTTGGCTAGTAATCCATTGCTGTTCTAGCTTTTGAAGGGCTTGTTTACTTTTTTGGTTACGGACATTAGCAGTCATTACATCCTGCTCAATTGTCTCAACTGCCTTTGTATACTTTTCAACTTGCGCTAGTAATGATACTTGTTCCTTTAGCTTGGGCAGTTGCTCTAAATAACTTTCATATGGTTCTAGCTGTTTTTCATATTGCTCAATTGTTGTTGTTAATTGCTGTAATTGCAGTTGT
This genomic stretch from Lysinibacillus pakistanensis harbors:
- a CDS encoding GNAT family N-acetyltransferase, with protein sequence MVLKIWNLLRKKGGNVVSIQGEKCYIRTFQEKDAQSLTGLVSRNKYFWSTYEPLQRPEYYTVDAQYKKIQESLYLMDSKREFTFGIYELGTNNLIGHIALYAVKRLPYSSAFVGYAMDEIYIGKGIVTEAVKMVVRFAFDQIGLHRVEAYVSTQNNASIRVLEKSGFHREGLLRKLLYINGQWVDHYMYACLEDE
- a CDS encoding polyphosphate kinase 2 family protein is translated as MAQNLTDLDLSIELDKKMYKKKLKVLQYEMLNAQQFLLKNKIGLILVFEGMDAAGKGGAIKRLIERVDPRGYVVHPISAPQPHELRYNYLQRFWRKLPQHGQIAIFDRSWYGRVLVERIEGFATKDEWSRAYEEINNFEKILTAGDYIIIKFWLHVSDEEQLKRFTEREQNPYKSWKLTEEDWRNREKTPQYVEAANDMFEKTDKKNAPWILVAGDDKKYARVQVLQETIAHIEREAQKRGLHLTNVLDKAQLEDEESSSLEILNDKSKKKKTK
- the map gene encoding type I methionyl aminopeptidase, encoding MIVKTQEEIEAFKKIGRICAEIREAMKAATKPGVTTLELDEIAGRMFSEAGAISGPKGEYDFPGYTCISVNEEVAHGIPGKRVIQEGDIVNIDVSGSLNGYFADTGISFVVGAGYEDKEKLCRVAKSAFDRAMTKVKAGSKLNQIGKAVEREAYANDLTVIMNLTGHGLGRSLHDEPNHILNYYDAWDSTIMKEGMVLAVEPFISAKAEHIVEAGDGWTFVTPDKSLVAQIEHSIIVTKDKPIILTSLDEA
- the thiT gene encoding energy-coupled thiamine transporter ThiT, with protein sequence MDKKRLLMLVEIAIFAAIGLVLDQISFKVWAQGGSVSLVMVPIILIAFRWGLLPGLTTGFLIGVMQTMFGPTIVHWLQGLLDYGVAFTVVGLVAIVRRPVLEAANNLNKTKMALYIIVGTVLAGFLRYAAHTVAGAVFFSEYAGDQNAWIYSIIYNGTYMLPATVLTAIVGVLLFTAAPQLMQRKS
- a CDS encoding DUF4870 domain-containing protein, whose translation is MENQKILSAFSYLSVFFAPFIVPLIVYFVSKDSDVKRHSIRALISHLIPVVFGIIFFAVFVFSTISFNTFDPESGSNTFIIVWFASFAIYLLVSLGIVIWNIVQAVRVIR
- a CDS encoding helix-turn-helix domain-containing protein is translated as MFKINSEKQLMSLVNAAQVLTSTLDINQVLEKLMSEVLHVIEGADAGVLFMLNTETNRLVAKHAIGYDLAYLKKIHLASNEGMTGKVFSQKQAFRFHSSSDVTESMADLFPQYEENYTKAVGNFSYPKSAVCAPLLDKSNSCIGVLTIVNFSGDTQFENSDLTMLQAFANQSSIAIENAKLFTQNERSKRIYNALTQVSLTRGRLSDMIDTLASLLGQSVAIMTDFYDLLIASSPTAKFATDILKEQTSMHLDKVVQHCIRHQVYIPIKDETYVSYLFPIHTERGVIGVLLIVMNHHLQMDPLDLFAVEQASALFALQLAEEEKELENSFKYDGYLLQQLLSSNFNAFYKRQEIHQTSHYLCATLQLDGSSYHVAQTKKMQHQFSKLLYRLTRLFSLPVFISEHDLHYHFLFMNNLRVSVEQFKERIQYFFVLLEKDSTKYNSLAFIVGLGRHFDTIENIFSSYRDSTKCIDYLQTLEQAPFIISYDKLGPYTLFLNNDPQEMAEYVGLKLGPIIEYDNQHKTDLLYTLKLFFEHNQNRKKTAEACFVHLNTIKYRLQTIFSLIEIDEQNGKTMFELNLAIYMFSYLQNMKLAKTDKG
- a CDS encoding GntP family permease → MEIWSLFTIIASLALLIFLALRGFSIIIIAPVASLIVIILNQMPILESLQGNYMSGFINFMKNYYLIFLFAAIFGKFMEESGAARSIAEKLLNIMGRHSKFNALMAVVIICAFLTLGGINTYVVIFAILPIAKPLFKAMNIPWHLFTGAFFFGMATFTMTMLPGSPSVQNIIPTKYLDTTATAAPVVGIVATITIILFNCFYLKRQLSKTEARGETYENMKNPEKQDSKAFEASVKRYPPFILSILPPIFLIVTLNVFKVDILYTLMLTVLLSIMIFWKYIDNKLQAINVGATNTVLPIVNTSADVGYGTVIAATAGFGVITEMLANIPGSPLISLYVAIAALAGITGTASGGLGIAMETLAQTYLDLGVDPEALHRVATIASGSLDSLPHNGAVITVLAVIGLTHKDAYKHIFFVSVLGPIIAAIPALITAIILYS
- a CDS encoding (Fe-S)-binding protein: MKVSLFATCLVDMFQTNVGKATVELLEHLGCEVIFPKEQICCGQPAYNSGYVNEAKEAMKNMIKAFDGAEYVVCPSGSCAYMFREYEKVFVNDVEWASRAKQLAEKTYELTQFIVEVLDITDVGASFNGNVTYHMSCHMTRLLGVKSAPLMLLENVKGLTYTELPNKTTCCGFGGTFSVKMTPISEQMVDEKVQHIIETGATYLVGADEGCLMNIRGRAERLGAHIQVLHIAEILNSRKAEVHTSCQ